The DNA sequence AGAAGTTAAGGACCACGTCAAGGTCAGTGGATGaactttttacagcattttaaagcTCACAGGAGGTCAAAACTCCAGAGGGAAAGAGAAGAAGGACTCAAAAAGACAACAGTGAGCctgttttctaaatttttccAGTGTCCTAGATCAGCGATCCTCAGCCACCGGGCTGCAGACCAGCACAAGACCATTGGTTGTTTGGTATCAGGCCgcacagaaagaacaaaaactttttattttacttccGGCAGAGTGTgcagggtgttttattttgaaaaatgactagatGGCTTTCTTGCATTTGACTCAAAACAATTGTCTCTGGAGAGCTTCTTtgaaaagaggaggagaatcGATGctgagacaaaagaaaaagtaaatatatatttagcaATAAAAGCAATTTTATTCGTTTgggacactttaaaaaaaaaagattatgtGCACAATGACTGGTCCGTAGAAAATTGTCTTGCTTGAAACTGGTCCATGGTGCAAAAAAGGTTGGAGACGGCTGACCTCGATGTTAGAACAATAAAAACTGAGCTGATAGAATCTGAAGGATACATCCATGAGGTTTATCATACTGCGACAAGCTTCTTTTGTGAAGCCGTCTGTCTTCAGGTCTTTATCTGTTTTCAGCAGGAAGAAAGCAGAAACAAGGACAAGAACATATTTAACAGTTTATACGGAAAAACCTACGACCAAAATGGGCACATGACATTTAaaatttataataaataaactaattccACAAAGGCAAAAATGATAATGAAGAGAACGATTTGCACAGTTTACTAACGTTTGCTGATGATCCTGTTCAGAATGGTTTGCAGCTCTGTGACGCTGATCTCCATGTCCTGTGGTCACACGCAGAGGTCAGTCTGATTAAACCTCATCTGTTCATTTACAGTACAGTGAACCACTTCTTCTCCAAACTACTACTCCACCTCCTGCCAGTGTGACAGCAAACTTACCGCTCCTGCCAGCTGACGGAAGAGATTCTTGAAGCCTGCATCGATCTGGCTCTCATCTAGATAAGTCTGAAACAGAAATTTGCTCGATTCACTATTTCTTTAACACAGCATGTGCAGTCATGTGTTCAAAGTGTCAGTCTTCTCTCTTATACCTCTGATGGGAGCTCCGCTACAACGTCATCATCGAGTTCCCTGAtgagcaaagaagaagaaaatggaaTTAAAGTATGTGCTGAAGCGATAAGCTCTTTtactctctgaaccccaaaatttATGCttacaaaatagcaaaaattacaccatttacaagatcaagaaaaactaaaacaactgccggatttttaacttttcagtGTTCCTTTAACTAGTCATCTGTGACATGATGCTCAGTCTGGAACAATTTGTCAAATCCaagtttaaaattgtgatatttcatcaaaatcattctATTCTGTGCACCCAGATGGCTTGGATGGCTGAGCGGACGACCCATAAACAGTGGCTATAATCCCCAATGCAGcggtcatgggtttgaatccagccCATGGTTAGTGACTGCACGTCTTTTACCCATGTTTCATCTCTTTCGCCACGTTCCTATACAATAAAAGCccaaaaaatcactttattctaagtGTCTCCTttaaaaatataccaaaaattaaacatttgctcaaaaaaacaaaaacatctgtgcTTCTCAGTAAAGATGTGAAGCCATTAGTTGACAGGTGACTTTTCCACTGaactaggctgaactgcaggttgcaTTGCACAAAGTAAATAGGAGACAAGGAATTAATTGGATTGTTTTccatatttgtaaaataaataatcaaagaaatgaaaCTTCTCTGATTTTTATTGATGCCATTAATGTTATTCCACTGAGTAGATgagatttaatttaaatgtgacaggaacaaaaaaaaaaacaccaagaaactaGTTAGAGTTAAGAGGGTCAAAATCTAtccaaaatgtttgtatttcattagctttttttggtcatttgttgCATACTGACAAACCACTGTTTTCATCACCTTATCATCACCTCATCTCAGTGTGTTTATCAGATGAATGGGTCAATGCTACACTTCCTTATACTCATTAGTTCCACAAAAGCCCTCATCTTCGCTCATTTTCCACCTCGAACATGTTGGCCACGGCTGAAGCCACTCACTCAGAGTTGGCAGGCTTCTCGGAGAAAACCCTGAGGCAGAAGTCGGCCTCTTTGTGGGGCTCAAAGGTGGAGGGGACGATGATGTACTCGCCAGCCGGCAGCCGCAACCGCGAGCTGACCTCCCGCAAGTTGATGAAGAGCTCTGAGCGAGCGCTGGAGGCGTGGGTGAGGAAAAAATCTCGCTTGAGGTGAACTCCTGACCTCCCTTTGAACTGAGATGGGAGGTAACGAGTTAGCATTAGCACTTTATTCTATTCCTAATTTACCTGAAAGTGGAAAATATATGAACTCATACCTCATTTGGAACCTGCAAGGACAACAGAAAGAACAATATTATCAAtgatatgaaaagaaaagaaaagatacactaatgctacattgtgttagctaatggtgttgaaaggctaattgatgattgaataaaagtgtgacttttaaAGGGTAGTGTATTTGTTTgcataagaaataaaacttcagtCACGTGGTCAAAACATGTTGATAGGGTTTTTAAAGTGCACACGAGGTTAAGTTCAACATGCTGAGTTTTTGTGAAGAGCTCGAACCTCGTAGACGGCAAACCCGATGGTCTCCATGTCTTTGCCCTCTCGCCGTTTCTTCCTTCGGTCCTTCTGCATGAGAGCAACCAAAAAGCTGCAGTCTGATTGGCCGGGCGTGTCTGGATGCTGCAGCTCGATCTTGAACTGAGGATTCAGCCAAAAAGTTGCTGAAGACAAGATGTGAACAGGTCAGATTGTTGCTTTATTCAAGCTCTAATGGTAGTAATATGGCTTGTAATTACTTTATCCACAGGCCAGTCTGTCACAATAAATACTGAAGGACACTTTTGTGACAAGATTCATCACAAGTAGAACAACAGTAATCTAAATAATAGATTAGCTTTTAAAAAAGtagtgctttttttaaattgagaaGCAAAAAACCCATTTCATACTCCACATTACAATAAATCCAGAAAGCAGACTCTCCTTCCGTGCATGTCATGACGGGGCATTTCCAGAATTTATTCAGAAAACGGGCCATTGTTTTATTGCTCACTGTTTAAATAGGAGTCACTGGTTCGCATTCCTTCAGGGAATTCATCCAAGTCTTCCCTCCCTGCTTTGGCACCAGCAtggttttaacatttttgtactGAATAAAAAGCAAACGGGGTATCCAGTGCTCCTCAGGCAAAATTTAACACCATGAGGTTCTGACATGGGTCTGGTGAGTGGGTTTTATTCCATGAAACgcacaaaaatatgacattatgtTTCCATTTGTCTTCCACATGTTTCTTGCACTCCTCCTTTCATCACTCTGCTCGTTCATACCTGGGTAGTTCCTGCAGCCTCCAGCAGTGCTGCCTCTCCTCCACTCGCTCTGATACAGCGAGGAGCTCCACTTCTTCAGCTGGCTGTTCTGCAGGGCGTCGGCCGTCAGGTTGCAGATCTCCAGACGGCTGAACTCACGCAGGAAGTCGCTGAACGACATCCTGAAGGGACACGTTGCCATTGTTTTTCATCACAAGTTCATGAGTGGAATTTTGTTCTAGCGCAGATAAAAAATTACCCTGGCAATTCAAATATATACATTTCGACACAAAGGTAACACAAATACCAAACAGACCAAAGAAATAAAGCAGAgctatgtggaaaaaatacatgCACAGTGTCGGAGCAGAGTACGTCTACCATGTTTATTCCTTCTATATATAATCACATTTTCAGCTCTGATGGCTTGAATTTCATCAGGGACTGGAAGAttccattttgttcatttatttttgagaTGAAATGATTTCACACCGATCATAAGTGTCAGCATTTCAGATGTAAACTCACCAGAATTCACCGTCCTCGCTGCGGTTTTGTAGCCGACCTCTGACGGCGCGATCCACATTGTCCCActctctggagctgaagattTCACACAGAAAACATATAATGCGTAAAAATACACGATCCACTGAAAGTAAAGAGGTTATAGATGAGGTCAGTTTGTGTCAGTTCAGACAGAATTCAGGAAATATGCTGTTGCATCATCTCAGATTTTGCCCACAGCTGACTTATTTGTTGTCTGGGATTGGAAAATATTTGGCTAAATTTAGagaatttcactcattttttccAATTTCAAGAGCCAATATTTCACAATGTGGAGTCTGCTGGAGACATTTAATCACTTGGATCTGCAGGAAACAATTTTGCCTGTGTCCAAATTTCATGGCTGTGGAAGCAATATTTTCGGAAGTATTGAACATAGTAACACGCTTTTTGagggtaaaaatacaaaaatgcccaagtataaaaatgaatgcaattctgaaaattctaccaaaatatttcacagagtTTAGGTTTGGGTCTCAattaacaaacaagaaaagcactcagaaagctcAGTActttgccaaggctgctcagtcgctgaatgatttccgatggatgaatctttaaaaaatatatcccATTGGTTTCGAATGTGAAATCACACATagttaaaacaacaaattaccacaaacatcCACCCTCCAAGCTGTTGTACACAAAAAGACGCTGGAATGTAAAACTCAGCAGGAGACATTATCTGTAGAACCTGAACGTCTGTATGAAATTTAATGTCAGTCCACTGAATAGATACGGACACATTTTAGCCTGGATTGAACAAATTGAACATCCACAGCCAACATGGCTAAAAATCCACAGTTAGACATCCGTGGAGCTGACAGAAGATTGATGAGGTCACATTGTTGTCCCAAACTACTCCATCCATTCCCTGTTATAACCTCCAAGTGttaacagctgctgcagagcaATAAATATCTTCTGATCTCTGACATACTTGGTGGTCAGTTGCATCATGAACTCACTATGTGACCATCTGACCCCAACAAGATGCTATTTTTGAGATTCAACTTCAAACTGACTGCCAGCTTTCACAACTTAATTCGGTCAAGGACTTATTATATAAGATATAATACGTTCTTCGGTCAAAGGTTTCTTGAGAACTGGCACAACAGTCGAttttagacatcaaaacagTACTACAAACTGACATGGGACTTTTCTTGTATCCAAAATCTCAATGCCATACAATACACATTAAAAATCTAGAATACAGTCGTAAATTCATTGCAGCAGGGAGAGAAGAAGTGTTGAAAGTGGTCAGTTGTAGCTGTGTTGTAACATCACCAGTGGGCCAAACATCTGGGATTACatttctccatcctcctccactGGCTGCTCTTTCTcttatatttctttctttccaatCAGTGGGagcaaaaaagacataaaagaacTTTTGTTAACCTCTATACAAAATGCAAACTATCATCAAAGACTCCctgaaacagattttaaattCTCTAAAGTGCCAGTCGGTCTCAACAGGAAATTTGGCCATGGGTGTCTTCTGTAACAGATTGTGTAATTTACATCCTGAGTGAAAATCCTACTTATCACTCCAGGCTCCAGTCCATTCCACCTCCCCCCATGGGTTCCTGACGCGAACCAGCTTCGTCATATTCCCTCTGTACACCACCTGAGGGCAAAGACACACATCGGAATTTATGCTTTGAATTGACTGTTGTGTGGGTAGTGGCCTGCACACAGTCATGTGTATCTGCATCAGGTTAGCCTCAAACGAGCCATAATTCAAATCACTTGAATCAAAGGAGCCTTTGGTATAAAACAGGGAATTAGAGTTCATCACATTTCCTCATGTGAGCTGGGCTTTACTCATCATGTGACACAGACATCAGGGACGTTTCAGAATCAATGATCTCTGTTTCTTAGTGAGTGGTTTAGCTTcttatcttttcatttttaaatacaaacaggaaaaaaatgctaGCTCTTACAGAATAACAATGAGCAACTCATTATTCTATTGCTTTGCCGAACAACCCTATCAACTCGCAGGATGGAACTTTCTCAATCATTATTGTTGCTCAGAGGTAGATTTAGGGGTTGAATTTCTGCAATGCTACAACTTGCAAGTGTAGTAGGTTTACTCTGAGTAGAGTTTTAGGTGAGCTGATGTGCTCGAACTTCAGGGAGATGCAGGGAATCGATACATCTGCACATTCTAAAGGACACAAAAGTTTAAGGCAGGAAAGGATTGTTTTGACGTGAAATGCATCCAAATATGCAACTTtgatagcctagccatgctacacccatgtttctgacggcacaagggtctagggaagctcgacagggagggaggcgggctaaaaggttgtctatcaaatccctctgcagcaattgggtaggtatacaaccaatcaacgcaacgaataggctgacgtagttccgagagcaccagcggattgtggctaagtcccattagcttcccaaccagcggagccaactggtatattaaggatttgccatatcccgtcggcataagtccaaatacgtctttcttctcaatgaaacacttcagtgccgtcctttgtttatctttcaagttgaattttagcttcaaatctttaagggctgtggccaaagccgagtcgaaagataactgtttattgtgcgctggttgtttctgtcagaatcgtcacgcctctgtcgtcacttcgtgaCGCCCgtcttctgactctacacttcatggtgattggtccggccagttttaggagaatccagcctcgagccttatggagggtaactagacccaccctggcagagaattaaattcgttgccgtgggttgtccagtgcggctaggctacaacTTTGACACACTgagttgagtttttagaggaCAGTGATTTAAAATTGAACGTACACAGACTCCTCCATAATGAATCTGTGCAGTTTTTGGAGTTGTCAGTCAAATAATTTAAAGCGtatccatttttcttttgtgttgcgACTCACCTCGTCCACAGCAGTCACAGAGTAGGCGTGCCCCTTCACCAGCTTCTTGAACGTTACAGCCTCCCTGTCAAATGAGCCGCTGACCTGAGAATGAGACAGCACAGCGCACACAGTCAATGAAACAAGAGGTCACTTGTGTCCACCAAACATAGCCAGACATGATAAACGTCAGAGGAAATATATGTGTGCACTGCAGCACCGCATGTGACAGGGTTAGCGACATCTACAGAGAGCAGTCAGGTTCACTCTGGATGATTCATTCACCTCAGCAGACTTTACAGAGTGAGAACGATGTTAGTGACTGTCACTGGGTGCTTCAGCTATCTGAAACATGGCAGCAGTCACATCATGAGGCGATGTGTGTGACTTGAATGAGATGAGATGCAGCATGATGCTGCCTGTAAACTTAATGACACTCTGAGGACGCTATCGTCAAGCTTAATTCCTCATTTATTAGTGTAGCAAATGTAAAAGTTCTATGCATATcaacagttttctttgttttttaagttaaaaCTGTTTGCACTCATTAATATCTAAGACAAAAAAGtatgaattaaatattttgctttctctgaagaagaaaatatgttttcttttcttttatcgGCCAGATTCGTACCCAAACTGAGACCCACCAGGAGGCATACTGATCACAGACACTGTCctttaacaaaacaaagttCAATCCTTCTTGTCTGCAAACATATGCTTTGCATAAGTGTCCTTGACACACTGATTTCCTGCCAGCTTCAACTATTTCCATTAATCTTCACTGCCCTCTCCTGGCATTCTCTTCCATTACAGCACCCGTGAACCTTCTGTCTCTAATCCGAACTGTTTTACAGAGGAGAAGCCTCCAAAAAAGACTTTCCAGCCTTTTCCTCACTGATCTACAGCTCAGCCTGACCTCTATTGACAGTACACCATGTCATAAACTATAAACTCAACACTCTAATGACTGATTGGTAAGAAGCCCTTAAGCTCTGCAACTTTGACcatcaaaatgaattaaaaataaatatgttttatcaTTCGACATTCAGCTTCTTAGATAAGAATGGGACTGCCTATTAGCAATCAAAAGAGATCACAGATTAAATAAAGTATAATCAAGATTCCTAGTGCATTATCATATTGAAAAAGCTGGGACTGTAAATTTTAAGTAGTTATGCAACTCAAGTTACTAGCAGGGATTCATTTTGCAGTTGTGACAGTAAATTAGTGTGTGGAAAGTAGTTAACTGTTGTGTAGAGCACTGAGACTGAGAAAGGCTGACCTCAGCTGCACAGGGtaatctgtttttacagtgaaaacctGCAGGAGGGAATGGAAACTGAGACGATGGATtcctttcattattttttacatcAGACAACGTTAATATTCACAAGAATCAGGAAAGGCAAAATAAGCTTCGGCTTCTGCCCATTCCTCTTTCGGTTACAGAACTTGTAAAAAACTATTATTGtagatacatatatatattttctggaggttttggggttttttgtttgtttgtttgtttgttttctttttttgtgagagGAGTAGGGGatgaggaaagagagagagaagaaaaggtggaaaaggaaaaatttttgtttactgtaatttttgtaaccgaaataaaccattcattcattcaagaATCCATCTTCCTCATATATTTAGTGCAGTCGGTAATGCGGATTTTGAATTAAAACACAAAGTATACTATTTGGAAAAGCAGGACTACCCTTAAATGTGCTGTCATCTGTATGTATTGGGACATTCTAAATCTTTTTCTGGCAACTTAATGTTTTAGTAGCACGGCTGTTGGAACGCATCCGATTTCTCATGAAACATCCACCCAGTTCTAATAAGAACACTTCGACCTCATGTATTGAGCTGCCTTTGATTTAAATGTCCAATCTTGTGCATATGGAAAATATCGTGCATGTACCGtgacttttttctgttgttgttttgtgtatgtttgaATGAAGCCATGAGGATCATGACTGTAAAAGTGACTCATGTCTGCATGATATTATGTTTGACAATAAGCAGCCTGTGATTACTGTGtgttaatttcacattttcttggGTCAGAAGGTGTACGAGTGCTGCGGTACTGACGTCAATGGAGCAGCCAAGCAGTGATCCTCTGTCTACGGCTCTGCTGATGATGCTGTAGAGGTCTGAGGGGGCTTTCCTCAGCTCGTACATCTCCGTCACGCCGCCTGTAAAGTCCTCAAATCCCTCTGAAGTGCTGCCGCCTGACAGAGCTTCATAACAGCCATTCAACCTGGGACAAAGCAAATAATTAAATGAGTACATGGAGAATTATTAGGTATATGAGCGAGGCTTAAATGGAGGCTGGAATTAATGATGGCACTGCGTAGTCTCATATTTATGAGAACGTTTAAACTAAGCAGTCAAAAGACCTGACTGCTGTTTAGGAAATAATGCACAGAGTACAGTATGTTCTCAGCAGCTACTGCCTCTCACCATATATGAGCATGTACCTACAAAGAAACTGAGCCAGTGTAACAAAGCATCAATCCCACTTTTACACCACACTCAACTGGGAAACTCTCTGAACTTGGCAGACGCACACTTCTATGAACAATGCTGTGCTTCACTTACACAGCTAAGCAGATTTACAGCTGAAACCACAGCTGTCTGTTGGAGCAGCTGGAGCCTTAAATTGCTTGATGCCTTTTCATGGGTGTCAAGTATTTCTCTCTTTCGCACTTTCGGCATCCAGTTTCAGATTTGAAGCAGAAATCCTTCAACCTGGAGCATCGACTTCACTCAAAGCTCaattaaaagcagtttttttattttagttttgaaCTTGTAATTCAGATTTTAGACTGAGATTACGGCTTAAGCAGACgtgatttgtttatttactggTGGATTTATCAGAAATATGATTCATCAGGACATGTGCATTCTCTAATATTGCCCATTTTGCACAAATGTTCACTTTAAAGGCGCAAAATCAAGCTAAAAGTAGATACCGGTATATACTATATCTGCAGATTACTCAAAAGTGacacataaaatgttaaaaagacaATGTTACAGCCAATAACAGCAAGATATAAGTCTTGTAATGTATTAAATGATGTAACATGAATGCATCGTCAGCCTCCCTCTGTTTTGTCCACTGCTGTCCTGTCTACAGTCTTACTTGGCGTAGGCCTTTTCCAGCAGCGCACTCCAGAACTCGGTTCCCTCAACTGAGTGGACGAAAAGCAGCTTCCCGTCCTTCACTGGCAGCCGGTCGTCGATCACCACCTCCACCCACTCACCAAACTGCCAGAACTGCAAGACAGAAAGCAGAGGATGCTATGAGAACAATACTGTCAACACGGTTCAGTGTTCTTTTTGGGGTTCCAGTGATTCTGAGAATTTTCAAAGacccttttttcccctcctttagACCTAAATAACTTCATCTGATTTTATTAGAATTGACCCAAAATGTGATTCTGACTTGAAGATATATTTCAGAAGTCTGCTAGGGAAGTTACAGAATATTTCCAGGCcacaaaaaatagcaaaacatgCAGTTTCCATATGCTATTTAACTGTAAATGGTGTTGCTAGATCACCACATTCGCACTAACAAATCCCAAATAAATCTATTTAGAAGTAATATCACTTTGCAGGAAGCCAAACTGAATGTTCTTTGTCTCTGACTGACATTTTGACAAACAACGAACCTGTATTTGTTCATGCATGCAACtatataaacacataaaacactgaTTTGCACCCATGATTGAATGTGAAAACCTCGTTCGCAGCAAAGAAATTGCACGAGatggaaaaaagaggaagacTATAGGGAAGATGAATGCAATAAATACACAAGGGATTTAGGCTTCTACTGCTAAATATAAATTGATCAGATGTATCTTATTTCTAGTGTTGCCTCATTTAGCATTCAGCTAAATGTATCCACTGACAGATGTTCCTTCACTGATCTCAAATTATGCTTAtttgaaaaacagaacagaggagaaagacaaagaagaacaaAACCTTCTTGTTCTCCTAAAAATGGGACAAACATATTCTGCAGATATCAGCCTGCCTCTGTAAATCAACCTTGTCTCTTACAGGAAGATTAAATCCACTCAAGCACTTGAGCTGAATCAAGTTTTTCTAAACCAGTCCTGCAAATCTTTAGTTCACATTCCACAGTGGCTGTGATTCAACCTGCCTGCAATCACTTTTATTGACCTACAGCCAGTGGAGGAAAATAATTCAGAGATCCAGCATATACAGGCAATTGTACAGCACATGAAAACACCTCAAGCAAGCTCtgagaaatgtattttaatttctCCTCTGAGGGTTC is a window from the Acanthochromis polyacanthus isolate Apoly-LR-REF ecotype Palm Island chromosome 23, KAUST_Apoly_ChrSc, whole genome shotgun sequence genome containing:
- the capn1 gene encoding calpain-1 catalytic subunit, encoding MAEEHIYATGMAARLRSQWDRDEGLGQNHNAVKFLGQDFESLRAQCHRSGKLFEDSLFPCAASSLGFDELGPRSSKTYGVRWMRPTEFCKRPEFIVDGATRTDICQGALGDCWLLAAIASLTLNDDLLHRVVPHGQSFQQGYAGIFHFQFWQFGEWVEVVIDDRLPVKDGKLLFVHSVEGTEFWSALLEKAYAKLNGCYEALSGGSTSEGFEDFTGGVTEMYELRKAPSDLYSIISRAVDRGSLLGCSIDVSGSFDREAVTFKKLVKGHAYSVTAVDEVVYRGNMTKLVRVRNPWGEVEWTGAWSDNSREWDNVDRAVRGRLQNRSEDGEFWMSFSDFLREFSRLEICNLTADALQNSQLKKWSSSLYQSEWRRGSTAGGCRNYPATFWLNPQFKIELQHPDTPGQSDCSFLVALMQKDRRKKRREGKDMETIGFAVYEVPNEFKGRSGVHLKRDFFLTHASSARSELFINLREVSSRLRLPAGEYIIVPSTFEPHKEADFCLRVFSEKPANSEELDDDVVAELPSETYLDESQIDAGFKNLFRQLAGADMEISVTELQTILNRIISKHKDLKTDGFTKEACRSMINLMDTDGSGKLGLSEFHVLWEKIKRYLTIFRQFDLDKSGTMSSYEMRMALESAGFKLTNHLFQLIILRYTEDDMAVDFDNFVTCLVRLETMFKTFKTMDTDADGEIALNFVQWITLTMFA